In the genome of Xiphophorus hellerii strain 12219 chromosome 14, Xiphophorus_hellerii-4.1, whole genome shotgun sequence, the window ccccccacccccccaaccccccacctctttctttcacactttttcttatgtcaaacacacacatgcgaATGCTTGTGACACAAACACATACCTCCGTAATTGTGGGGAGTGTCACATTTCTGGGATTAGCAGAGTTTGAGGCTTTAGGTTACTGGGTCAGCGATGAGGACCCGCCGTCCACCCAGTCAAAATAGGAAGTATTTAACTCTGCTGATCTGATAAATGAGCAATTAATTAGAAGCATACACCTGACTTTTATTGTACATTTCTTTGGATTTGTGTTAAAGCTGCCTACTTCCTGCATGGTGGACAGGAAACATCCAGGAGCTGCAGAAGCACAGCTATaaacatcaatgtattttttgttgttgttgttgcttttttataaCTTAGCAACACAAAATGAGACATATTTGCAAGGTGGGagtaaaatgatgatttaaattctttgcaaataaaatctggGGGGAAAAAGTCCATCCTGACCTGGCCTGTGTTAAATCACCCATCCTCTGatcagcttccctgtccctgccTCACCTCACAGCTTGAGCCTGCCTTTATTGTGTTTTACCGTGGAGATGGTGTGCCAGATCTCTGCCACAGATAATATTTTATGCAGATAGAAAAGGTACATGTTGGTCCCCTGCATAGTTTGTGGCAAACTGGActagttgtttttgtgtttgttttttttctccttaaaatGATGTTCTGCTTTGTATTTCTCGTTGTAAACATTGGAGGACTGGAATTGCAGGTCCTGGACTTTAACTAGTGTCAATATCATATTTGCCTAAGATTTGACAAAGTCATAATTAGGGTACAGGAGGCGCTTTTCTCAGTCTTACACCTTATCGATCACATACATTCAGGAGTTTCCTTCTAAATAAGCATAAACTAATAAATATACAGggtttcagtaaataatttgCAGCAAGAGTCAACAACCTTTACAATCCTTCAGTCCAACTAAAAAAGACTTGTTAGAGCCACAAATGATACATGACCTTTAAAAATTGACTGCAggaaatttatttgaaatataggtttgaaagtaaatttaaaaaaatgaaacttatGCAGAAACGAGAACGGATATGTTTCCTTCAGGAAGATGTTGAAATGAATGAGAAAAAATTCAATCTAAGACAATATCGTTGGTATTTTTAATTCTGTCATGGAAAATCTATTTATCCCAttaaaaacctgcatttgtGAATAACTGCAAAAGATTACTTATTTAAGTGGAGCTCTGGAGCCACAAGTTGCAGACCCCAGATCTAAACGCCACAtgaaaatctgtgaatactgaACCGCAATTAGGAAGAGGATCACAGTGAAACAGTAACAATCAGCACCATACTGCCAGTGTTTGTGGTAAGCAAACTTTGTCAATTAGGCCTCATCTAGCGACAATGCTGTATAGCTCCATTTTTTATCACTGATAGAAGATAAAAAATGACCCAAAATAGACACAGCTGAAGCACCAGCTTTTAAAAGACTTCCTTTGTCACACATTGGCATCTGTGATTCTGACATCACCTCCATTTACAAGAGAGAAGCTGACCCACTCTTATCTAGACTTGAAATATGGTCCaggtataaaaataaatgccttATTCCTTGTTCTGTTTGTCCACTACAGTAGGAAGCAATAAGAGAAAATCACAACAACAGGCCATGTGTTTGTTTGGCTCTGTGAAAATTGCTTCGAGATGAACTGGATGGACGCCTGTTGTTGATGAAAATGCAGTTTCATTCTCCTGCCAGGCTTTCTCATCCCCCCTCTAAGTATTATTGgtcgtttcttttttcttagttAAGCACAAAGAGAGCCTCTCGCCTCTCTGAAAACATGCTTAAGATTTCACCTTTGGCAGAGGACACAGCAGCAGAGCTGAGGAAAtggaaaacattcattttctcagcgttctgcagagagaagatgagggtgtgaaaaaagaaagatgcagGGTATTTAAGAGGTGCTTAAGTCAGAGGGGTGAGGCTGTGTGTGGGCGGCTGGAAGAGAACGGAGAAACCCGAATCGGTCGATACATTTGAAAACGATCTCCTTAATTCTCAGAACTTGGCCTCTTTGCTCAAAGGACGCTCGGATGGAGAAGCGTAAAGTTACAGCAGGTTAGAGTCGCAGCTGCATCACGGTGACATTGAAGGAGACAGAAGGATGAGAGCAGGGAGCACCTTAAGAGACGCGAGCTGGAAGCAGCTCAGCTGGAGTCAGGAACATGGTGATGAGatggagaaaacaaatgaaaaggtCGTCACGAAAACAAGAGGCTCACAGTGGGTGACGTCTGACAGCATCTTACAGGAAAGCCTCCGTGCTCTCAGTGGTAGGGTCTAAGTGTGAACGAGTCAGCCTGTTCTTCTGTCCTTGAAGGAAAATCCATCAGAGTGGGATGTGAGGGGTGCGGGGTGCGGGGGGGGGGTTAGCAGAGCCAGTGAACACAATTTTCAAAGGAAGTGAGAATTAATTATCAAAATCTTTGTCAAAATCAGTTCTGCAGACGTCAACAATCAGAGGATTTTCTGCTatagaaaaattgtttttttgatttACTCAATGTGGATTTAAATCATCATTTCTTAATTCAGCCATTCATTATCCAACTGGTTATATACTAAGGGAAAATGAGGTGGTGTTTTCATCATTATTGTTGCACATTATTATAAATCTGTCTGTGCTGTCTCACAGATGAAGTCAGACCCACTTTTTTACCCGGTGCTAATGAACAACCATCATTCTGTGAGTTTTTTATGAAGTCCTGTTCATGTTTATGTCTCGGTGCAGTGGTGGCTCTTGGATAAATCCCACCCTGGGCAAGTCCCGCCTTCTGCTATGTTCTAACCAATCAAAATACAGGAGAGCTATATTCCTGGGAGGTCAAATTGTCTTCCTCAGGGCTGCCAACATCCAGTGATGTAATGCGACATGATATGATCTTtttatgacagtctgaacaacaggTCTGATTCTTTTCGAATGCGACTCAGGCCGCTTGCCTATCCGATTCATCCGAACTGAATGTAACTGATACTCAACAAATCTCACTATTCTGCATCCTGATATGCGCAAGCGGGAAGAATAACAACAACCATGACGGACTATAATGAGAATCAAATTGTTTATATGCTGCTCCGGTCGGACAACGACTTCAAATACGTAAGCTATGCAAACAACTAGGGGTGGGAATTTATCGTATtgtttattgttatcacaatagtaaCACAAAATGTCACCCACTCCTACAACTGACAGATGCTTCTTTATCCGGTCCCTTCAGCATCTCTCCACCCAAAAGCTGTTCTACTgccgccctgggcaactgcccatatcAAAAACCCAATCCATCTCTGTGATTTACATTTCTGTGTCTTGACTTCCCCGCAGCTACATCTACGACCCCTCAACGGCGGTGGATGTGCGGAAAAGCGACTCTGCATCCAGCTCCCTCTACCAGGGCCAGCACCACGTGGGCGGTGACCCCGGCCGCAACCCGCAGGGCGACCACACCAAGCAGAAGCAGGGCTTCCACAACCTGGGCTACAGCAAGTCCAACAACAGCACACTGAAACTGGAGCATGACAACAACCAGGTCAACCACAGGCTTCACTCGGCGCCGTCACTTGCAAAGGAAATGCACCAGCAGGCGAGCGCGCCTTCCGCAGGTGGCAGGCTGTACATCATTGAGCCAGAGGCGGTAGGACGACGATGGATGGACATCGATGCAACCCAGGTGCCTATTTACCCCAACGTACAGCAGTACGAAGACCACAGGAGCTACAGCGAGCCGCAGCACGAGGCTATGACGAACGGGTGGGACAGCTCCATCACCACCTGCAGCATGGCAGGCAGGAGCCCGTCGGTGGACGAGATCGACGAGGGCGTTGGGGGGACGCCGGAGCATCTTTGGGACACCGGGGACGAGGGCAGCGTCTTGTCCGTGGACATCCACACCAGCACCACCAGCTTGTCCTCTGGCGGCACGAGGGATGAGCTCACGCTGCCAAAGACTGCGGACGTTTCCACCGAGGAGAGCGGTGTCTCTGTGACGAAGAgcgaggatgaggaggaggaggtgaggaAAGACCAGGTGGAGGTGCAGAGCGTCACAGACTCTATGGTGGCAGAGGCTCTTGCTGCTTTGGAGGCCGCCACCGCCGGGGAGGATTCCGATTAAAAAACGAACCCTTAAAGCtacaatatgtaacttttacaaacaaaatgtgatttttaaatatttgtggaaACTGTCACAATTTCGTGACgatataatatgagacagataatctgtgaaaagatcaagaTCTTCCACCTCCTCTCAGACAGCACTCTACTagtgctgtctgaagaaatgtgccgctcccggtcaaaaacaaccaatcagagccgggaggaaggtcttagcgctgtcaattaCTCTTGTGTACTCTCTGCTAAATGCACTAATGTTGAAGAATCTAATGCTGAAGAATCAACTTACCACTCCAGGAAAATTGTTTATCCGCTGTCAGAGGTGACCATGCTAACTAGCCGTCACATTCATGACAGCCTCTGTTGTGGTGAACCTGCTGTAGCGTAGCACAGCAAATggggagggtgtgagcagcGCATACATGAGGGTGATTACAGAATATCTGTCTCATAGTACACTGTCATGatatggtgacagctttaacaaatatattaaaaaaagctatattttttaaaataaaagttacctaATGCTGCTTTAAAGCAACTTGACAGAACTCTCAGAACCGCCATAAAACTTTGCCAAAGTTCTGAACAATGGAGTTTTTATGTACGGACGTAaaacaaatgaaggaaaaactcTGTCTGctggaaacagatttatttttgaagttgtGGACAATCTTTCCTGTGACGGAGGGATAATATCTGCCTTGTGAAGGAGGCTTCATTTTCAAAGCTGCAGCTATAGAGACTCCAGTGTCTGGACCGAACACTGCCTGCAGCTGAATCATGATGCGCCTAACACTCCACGCTCCTAATACGCTGTAGGTACTCCGACACGGACACGACATCAGCAGGATATTTTAATTATGATACATAACTATGGTTTTATTACGGGAGTCCACATTTCTTTAGTAGACACAGGCCCTGCTTGCAAACTCTTTAGGAATCCATCCATTTAAAGTGCCATGCATACTTTGAAACAACCACAAACTCCGGTgtgttttattgatattttatgtgATCAACCGAGACAAAACAGTTTCTAATTTtaaagtgggattttttttttttttttatgaatatgtgAATAGTTAGAAATGCacttttaaagtaaattctTCATATAATCGTCTTTGATTATATGATTCTCGGTTGGGTTTAGGGtgggactttgactgggccactatTAAACAGTTAATTGATCTAAAGcacattctttaatatattCCCTGGTTGTTTTAATAGAGTTTATTTGGAGGTATGGGAGTAAAAGGGGTGAATATAAATGTATCCCacactttttattctttttatttttgataacgGTTTGAACCTTACTGTTCTGCTTCGCTATCACACACTCTTTGTTGTGGTCTAacataaaatatcaatgaaataCATAAGTGTTTGGGATTGCAACGTGACAAAATGGAACAAATTTCAAAGGGAAGGAATGCCTTTATAATGCTGTGTAACTAAGAGAGACGGAAAGGTCATGAAATCCCTTTTTACAGGTGATTTATTGTTAGTGTAACTGTATTGCGTTTTGGTGTTATTTATAAAGTCTTCACCCTTATCTCACATAGAAACTGGGAGTATTTAACGGCCAGAAAAGAGCAGCGTTAGCCTTTATTCAtagcttttcttattttatgtcCTCATTAATTTCAGAATAgcacaacaaatataaaatccGGCTGCAATTATAAAGAGAAAGCAATGGAAACATGATTCATGCACataattaatgttaatttttttttaattttaagaaatgtcttgtttttgcCTTCATTCCCTAGCTTTTACAGCCAAGGTTAACAAGCCAAGCAAAGGTCAATTAGCCTCAGGGCCCAACTCAACCACACAAGCGCCTGCTAACttcttggggttttttttttttttctgttttaaaggtCAAGCTTTGGATTTGTTGTCTAGTCTGTGACATCCGTTCAGCTCATGTGCCTGAAAACGAGCTAATTAAGGCTGACTGATTCCTGAAGAAGTAATCCGGATGAAATGAAGGAGAATCCCCATTTTAATCGTTTGCCTGCCAAATCATTTCCCCTCATTGCATTTGTAccgtaaaataaaatcagtgtaATAAAGGctttgtgaaataatttactGTTGTTCCCATTTTTGTAGACGCACAACATATTTAGCCTCTTAATGACTTTTAATAGGCTTAATAAcagtaatatatttatttgttgaagaaaaaaacaaatcacattaACCATCTAAATATTCCCAAGGTGTCATAGATAAAAACACGTTAGACATTTCTAATATGCttggagttttttctttttatttttagcatttttattcaatcatGTTATCAGCCTTATGATacaatttttatctttttaactTATGATAGTTTTAAACTTGAGCTCTTAGGGTTAGGTTTCCAGAACTTGATGTTCAAGCCTACTGTTAGAAGGCTTGCTAATTAGCCTGATAATAGTAATTGACCTTGGTTTGGTAAATACATTAAACACTAGATCCAATAGCTGTTAACGTTTATGAAGCCATCATAAAAACTTCTTACAtggacatattttttatttttgatgggGTACGTTTGAAACTTGAAATTGGGAGCGTAGCTAGCTTGCTGGTTAGCTTGCTAATAATaaactatgaaaaataaatacaaataaaagaaaaacagaatcagCTGTTTGTGTAAACCATTATAGAAgcttattacatttttgaaaaatactaACTTATCATTTCTTAAATATTGAGACTTTAGTTGTTAAGAGTGTGCAGCTAGCTAATTAGCTTGCTAAAATTAAACTACCTAACAGTTGTAGActgaagaaaaaactaattttaagtTAGCTTAGGACCTGGGTATTGTAGATAGTTTGGTAATTAGCTAGTTAACCATGAGCTAATTATggtaaattgaattaaaaacagcacccgacatacagtacagaccaaaagtttggacacaccttttaattcaatgagtttcctttattttcatgacaattgacattgtagattcacactgaaggcatcaaaactatgaataacacatgtggaaatatgcactaaacaaaaaagtgtaaaacaactgaaaataccccttatattctagtttcttcaaagtagcaaccttttgctgtgattactgctttgcacacactctgcattttcttgatgagcttcaagaggtcgtcacctgaaatggttttcacttcataggtgagccctgtcaggttaataagtgggatttcttgccttataaatagtcatgaaaataaggaaaacccattgaattagaaggtgtgtccaaacttttggtctgtactgtatgtaagaTTACTTTGTTCTTTTACCATGTTTGCATGGTAAAAGAACCACGCAATCTATTAAATCTATTAAAacttaagaacatttttaaattagccACCATATTGAGAATTAATTAGGGAGAAACATGTGGCTAAAACTGGAGAAAGAGGCATGccaaataaaaattacaataagctCTCAAAGACAGGGAAGCAAGAGAGATctgaaatataaacaatattttatatttcagatctGTGACTAAATTATCTTTCTAAAGGAAATGCATAAAGAGACTCAATGATTCTGCATAGCGGCAAATGTTTgggatcttttttgttttttctttcttgttctgTATAACTAATAGCGATCCGTGTGGGTGGTAGTTGCTTAAACTTCGCTGTAGCAGCAGTCAGAGCCTCAGCGGGCGTCATCTGTGGCCCCTGGGAGCCCGGCTAATGAACACCTTTGGGGCTTTGTGGTACGCAAGCGGCCCGTGTGCACACAGCGAACCCTAGTAACTTCCACAGCAGCCTGGAATAATGATAATGACAAGAATGGAGATCTGCTGACTTTCAACTTGCTCACATTGAGAGAGCATGAGGCTATCTGTGGCTGTCTCAGATGGAAACGGATGATATGCCAGAatagctttttctttctttttatctatTCATGTAaccaacttctttttttatcttcatcAGTCTTCCTTTTCGCATGAGATTCTCCAATTTTAACcctttttttagattattacaAGTGTTTGAAATTccacttttctttatttgtgttGCAGATCATTTTCATAACGTGGCTGTATTATTAAACTATAAACCTTCAATTATCTTTTCACAATCTTTTTGTGACAAAACTTCCTTTTTGTGGCTTCTTTCTGGAAGTTTcatcttttttacatttcctccACAAACAAACCACTGAATCCCTGAAGATGTTTGCCTCAACTTTGAATTTGAAGCATCACAGCAAAGTCACATGAAAGCTGTCATATATAgcgttctctctctctcacacacacacacacatacacacaccccgGGACAGACAGATTCTGaatgtgtgttggcgtgtgtgtgtgtgtgtgtgtgtgagtgaatgCAGCCACTGTTTATCACGAGCTTTGATGTAAAACGACTGGGAGTGGTGTGTCTACAGAGGTTGTGTTTTTTGCTTCTCATCATGATGGATGACAAAAACTTGTGAACACAGAGGAAACCTGTTTAGTCAGAGGCAGCTGGGATCACAAGCCAAAGTTCAGCAATAACAGCAAAACCGCAATGAAAACGATTTGTGGCTGCAATAAGTCGACAGGAGAAGACTTACATGAAGTCGGAGGGAGAAGCAGCTTTAAGCTTTTAAAAgcgtttgcttgtttttttagccgttgtattttttttttttttaacaataaatcaaaaccacTGCTCATCACTGAGTGACTAAAAAGCGTTTTGTCCCCTAACAGATTTCTTCTTCAAAAAATGGTTGAAGATTAAACACAATTTTAACATTGCACAAAGATAACCTGACTAAATGCAAAATACAACATTATattttaatggggaaaaaaatataaagttgtgtACAACTTTTTATACAAATATATGCAATTTCTTCTTCTTATCGTTATTATTgttaccattattattattatttagtcaCATTGGAGATTTTTCCTGCATTGATGCCCTGTTTTATCTAATGCCCCAGCACTTCAGTTGGACTTAGACTAGGCCACTTCAAAACCTTCACTTTGCAGTGGTTGTTCTGGTGCctcaaactgaagaaaaaaacaaagaaacatccaCAGATCATCACTACTTTCTCCACTAGCGGcttagaaagaaaaaacccaCTTAAGAGCAAAAACTTAATTCTACTTAAcactttttaaacagattttatggGGTTTAAGGAAAAATCTACCACCTAGAATGCAATGTGAAATGCTTGTATGGGGGAATTTACCTGCCATAAttcaagagcacacattttcagtttgaaagcagaATTTCATGTCTTTGTTCTCGAAACTGGTAttgcttgtactcaaaactctcaaagcaaaaaaaagtatGATCGCCTGGCAACATTCCAGCCAATAGAACATCAATCAAAGTGTTATACTGGGCAGTGGGAGGCTGGGAGGCTCCTCCgagggtgcgtttgtttccttctagtgcgtgtgcctgtgtggctatGTATCTGTAAATGTGTGCTCTCGACTTATGGCAGTAAAGTCCCCCCATATACTCGGTTCTATTCGAGTTAAAAGCATAAAAGAAGCATCTGCTAAGGTAAACTGTCAAAAACAGCACAgaagtctaaaaaaaacaaaaaaaacaaccgaGTTCCCAGAGTCAATGAACGAAATGAGCCGTTTTAGTTGTGTGGTTTCGCTTTGGAACCAAACTAAAGCTTTGCGTAGttgcagttttcattttttaaaaaaagtttgcaatcggaaaaaattataaaaaaattaaaaaaaatctcaagagCCTTAGAACGAAACAGCTTGGAAACAGTCCTTAATGTAAGGATGCCAATCTGTTTTATTGACGAGAGGACGCGCCGCAGTATGTCTGAGAGCAGCTGGGCCGCAGCCTGAATTAAGGCAACCATGTAccagtaaaacaataaatgatccAAAAGCATTAAAAACCTCCTTAAGATGCAGTTGGTTTGTTTCGTTTAACGTGATAAATGCCTGTTAGTTTGTTGAATTAGTCCCACATTCCCATCTGCTGTACTGGAAGTACATGAACAATGTGTTGAACTTTTCCGTAACACATTTCGATATCGTTCAACTTTCCAAAGTGACTCACGCGCCAAGATAACAGCACGCAAACGCGCGTTGCAACCAAGCTCATTTGATCTAACCCTGCTGTGGACGGATGATACGAGAGCAAATACGGAACACTTTGTATGTCAGATtccttcatgttgtttttattgggtCCATTAGGCAGCTGGTTGCAGAGTCcctgaggtgtgtgtgtgtgtgtgtgtgtgtgtgtgtgtgtgtgtgtgtgtgtgtgtgtgtgtgtgggctccgttaatgtgtttgtttttctcagagcTCTGTTGAAGTTAATGATGTCACCCTTAATTGTTGCACAGAGAAACACACTTCCACCTCTCAGAGGAACAGGTAGGTTTAGTCGACTTTAAGTACGGGCTCGCCATGCGGGTTGTCTTCGATTAGTGGCAAAAACTACCACGGATTATTGCATTGTGATATTTGTCATAGACAATAAAGTTTTTCCggtttaaatacaaaaaaaaaaaaaagaaattaactgAAACCAATTCAACCTGGAATTAGTGAGTGAAAACCTGCATATAATGCTATTACACACGCTATTTGGATGCCATTTGGAAAGTAACCAATCAAAGAGCACCGTTCATTTTCCTTGACGGTGATTGGCTGTGCCCGAAGGAGCGGGGATAAGGAAGTCTGCGGACGTTAGCTTGTTCAGCAGTAGAACTAAAACTGCTTCCAAAGTGCATATTCATGCACAATgagatatatatttttgtttaaactatTAAGGCAGGTCATTCTAAGCGTTTTCAGACGGGGGTTCAAATATTGATTGATTGTACCTATTTATAGAAACTTAACTCCATGAACACCTGTGGCATAGAGGATAATAAAATCTCAGAACACCAGTtctctaatatttaaaaaatgtggcttctctttattttttaaaaaaacatgcagttttttgtaaagttttgtttcatCTCCCCGTTATCATTAATGTACAGTACTTGCTCACTGTTTAAACACCTCAAAATAGACTTCCTCCTGTTGGAACGGAACCAACATCTTCAGAGACTGGCTAATGTTTCACCATGGTTAAAGATTAGACCGTCTCCCTGGAAACCGTATTAGGGGTTTTTCTCCTAAAAGGCTATTATTCCATGTAATGTTTGCCGTTTCAACATCCAGGTGAAAGTTATTGTTGCTGGTCGAAACAGTGACCGCTGCCTTCTCATAGGACTTTGAAGGACCGGAGAGCAGTTTTGGGTGAAGAGGAATCCGGGTGAGTCACTTCAGAAGGTCGCTGCTCTGCTTTGGGTCAGAGGTGAATCAGCTTCCTCTCTGTTTTCTAAATGCCCGTTACAGAAGAGAGAGTGTCCCTTTCAGTCAGACAGGGTTCCTacacatttatgaaaaacaaaatgcac includes:
- the LOC116733296 gene encoding uncharacterized protein LOC116733296 → MGCQCCRMVKSYIYDPSTAVDVRKSDSASSSLYQGQHHVGGDPGRNPQGDHTKQKQGFHNLGYSKSNNSTLKLEHDNNQVNHRLHSAPSLAKEMHQQASAPSAGGRLYIIEPEAVGRRWMDIDATQVPIYPNVQQYEDHRSYSEPQHEAMTNGWDSSITTCSMAGRSPSVDEIDEGVGGTPEHLWDTGDEGSVLSVDIHTSTTSLSSGGTRDELTLPKTADVSTEESGVSVTKSEDEEEEVRKDQVEVQSVTDSMVAEALAALEAATAGEDSD